The following proteins come from a genomic window of Flavobacteriaceae bacterium MAR_2010_188:
- a CDS encoding Choline dehydrogenase yields the protein MHIDARELDNNTVIEGDICIVGAGAAGISMALDCMNTSRKVILLEGGGFEYDDKVQELYAGKTTGQKYFPLKSARLHYFGGTTGHWAGMCAPLDPIDFKERDWVPNSGWPISKIDLDPFYAKANKVLKLGPYNYEYEYWNKELPNLTPLPLDKNVVWNKMWQFSQARYGDLYKKGIVGARNIHLYTYANAVDIKTNDNISTVKEVVVKNYSGKTHTIKAKTFVLACGTIQNARLLLASNSQAPQGLGNDNDLVGRYFQEHLEVACAELWLAKPFPTDLYSWDYGVTKASAELAITEEVQTKEKMLNGTASLLPLSVAKHQKPRMETWQDSDPRKSLDNMFADWDEAAEKAKGEKGNIERAYQLDTRIEQAPNPNSRVTLGKEKDELGVPRTNLHWELTPLDKYSVRKIYQILGRQFGIAGIGRIRLNEFLRDENDNTFPDSTNGGWHHMGTTRMADDPKKGVVDSNCQVHGISNLFIAGAACYPTSGAPNPTLTLTALSLRLSDYLKNKNI from the coding sequence ATGCATATAGACGCCAGGGAATTAGATAACAATACGGTTATTGAAGGAGATATTTGCATTGTTGGTGCTGGTGCTGCAGGAATAAGTATGGCATTAGACTGTATGAATACCTCACGCAAAGTGATTTTGCTTGAAGGCGGTGGATTTGAATACGATGATAAAGTGCAGGAACTGTATGCTGGAAAAACAACAGGCCAAAAATATTTTCCACTAAAATCTGCCAGGCTTCATTATTTCGGAGGCACGACTGGTCATTGGGCTGGGATGTGTGCACCTTTAGATCCTATCGATTTTAAGGAACGGGATTGGGTGCCCAATAGCGGCTGGCCAATTTCTAAGATTGATCTTGACCCTTTTTATGCAAAAGCAAATAAAGTACTGAAACTGGGACCTTATAATTATGAGTACGAATACTGGAATAAAGAACTGCCGAACTTAACTCCCTTACCGCTCGATAAAAATGTGGTATGGAACAAAATGTGGCAATTTAGTCAAGCCCGATATGGCGACTTATATAAGAAAGGGATTGTAGGAGCAAGAAACATTCACCTCTACACTTATGCCAATGCTGTGGATATCAAAACCAATGACAACATAAGCACGGTTAAAGAAGTAGTTGTCAAAAATTACTCAGGTAAAACACATACGATAAAAGCAAAAACCTTTGTATTGGCATGCGGAACAATTCAGAACGCTCGCTTGCTATTAGCATCAAATTCTCAGGCGCCTCAAGGCTTGGGCAATGACAATGATTTGGTTGGCAGATATTTTCAGGAACATTTAGAAGTGGCTTGTGCTGAATTATGGCTCGCAAAACCATTTCCTACTGATTTATATTCATGGGATTACGGTGTGACAAAAGCAAGTGCAGAGCTTGCCATTACAGAAGAGGTACAGACAAAAGAGAAAATGTTGAATGGTACTGCTTCGTTGTTACCTCTTAGTGTAGCCAAGCATCAAAAACCCAGAATGGAAACCTGGCAAGATAGTGACCCACGAAAAAGTCTTGATAACATGTTTGCCGATTGGGATGAGGCAGCAGAAAAAGCCAAAGGAGAAAAAGGAAATATTGAAAGAGCTTATCAGCTCGATACTCGTATAGAACAAGCACCTAATCCAAATTCAAGGGTTACACTTGGAAAAGAAAAAGACGAATTAGGAGTTCCGAGAACAAATCTACATTGGGAATTAACCCCTCTTGATAAATACAGTGTTCGAAAAATCTATCAAATTCTAGGAAGACAGTTCGGCATAGCAGGAATTGGTCGAATAAGACTTAATGAGTTCTTAAGGGATGAAAATGATAATACTTTTCCTGATAGTACCAATGGTGGATGGCATCACATGGGGACAACCAGAATGGCTGATGACCCAAAGAAAGGAGTTGTCGATTCCAATTGTCAGGTTCACGGAATTTCAAATTTGTTTATCGCTGGCGCTGCTTGCTACCCCACCTCTGGGGCACCAAATCCCACACTCACTCTGACAGCATTATCCCTTAGACTATCTGATTATCTCAAAAACAAAAACATTTAG